The following proteins are encoded in a genomic region of Paenibacillus sp. FSL H3-0469:
- a CDS encoding carbohydrate ABC transporter permease yields MKYRLDGSAVFSIFNKLFLILLAILCIAPIVNTLAISFSSASAVAMGKVRFFPSDFSLDAYKFIATRPEFLRSLGVAVIRVLVGSALQMLITFISAYPLSRENRDFSMRTFYVWFFMFTILFSGGIVPLYMQVKTLHMLDTMLVLVLPTALAVFNIVLMINFFRGLPRELDESFRIDGAGHWTILWKLYFPLSMPAFATILLLAMVGHWNSWFDGMIFMNQTENYPLATYLRSIIVSFDFTNVRSEDAALLASISPRTTKSAQIILATLPILCVYPFLQRYFVSGLVLGSVKG; encoded by the coding sequence ATGAAATATCGTTTGGACGGCAGTGCCGTGTTCTCAATTTTCAACAAACTGTTTCTCATTCTCTTGGCAATCCTCTGCATTGCGCCGATTGTCAATACGTTGGCCATTTCCTTCAGCTCAGCCTCAGCGGTGGCCATGGGGAAGGTACGGTTTTTTCCGTCGGACTTTTCACTCGACGCTTATAAATTTATCGCTACCCGTCCGGAGTTTCTGCGGTCCCTGGGCGTAGCGGTGATCCGGGTGCTTGTGGGCAGCGCCCTGCAGATGCTTATTACCTTTATTTCGGCTTATCCTCTGTCAAGGGAGAACAGGGACTTCAGCATGCGAACCTTTTATGTATGGTTTTTCATGTTCACCATCCTGTTCAGCGGAGGCATCGTTCCCCTGTACATGCAGGTGAAAACTTTGCACATGCTGGACACCATGCTGGTGCTGGTCCTGCCCACAGCACTGGCCGTCTTTAACATTGTTCTAATGATCAACTTTTTCAGAGGCTTGCCCCGGGAACTGGATGAGTCCTTCCGCATAGATGGAGCGGGACACTGGACCATCCTGTGGAAGCTGTATTTCCCTCTGTCCATGCCGGCGTTTGCGACCATCCTGCTGCTGGCTATGGTGGGTCACTGGAATAGCTGGTTTGACGGGATGATCTTCATGAATCAGACCGAGAACTATCCGTTAGCCACTTATTTACGCTCCATTATAGTCAGCTTTGATTTTACCAATGTGAGGTCTGAGGATGCCGCACTCCTGGCCAGCATCTCACCGCGTACGACCAAGAGCGCGCAGATCATTCTGGCCACGTTGCCGATCTTGTGTGTGTACCCTTTTTTACAGCGTTATTTCGTTTCTGGTCTCGTTCTGGGAAGCGTGAAGGGATAG
- a CDS encoding ABC transporter permease subunit produces the protein MRVFRLKSRFRHELPYHLFLIPGIILAILFCYIPMMGIVMAFQNFSVFKGWLAGPWVGMDNFKYIISMPRFGQVMYNTIYISVLKIVFSLLVPIVVALLLNEMRGQRMKRVLQTAMYLPYFLSWVVLGGIILDVLSLEGVINSLIQAFGGEPVGFLSSNRLFPGVLVTTEVWKNFGFNTIIYMAALTSINPDLYEAAMIDGASRWRQIWHVTLPGIRPTIILLATLSLGNVLNAGFEQVFMLINPLVVNSGDILDTLVYRLAFNQAQYSVATAVGLFKSLVSGVLISVSYYMAYKFADYRIF, from the coding sequence GTGAGAGTTTTCCGCCTGAAGAGCCGCTTCAGACATGAATTACCGTACCATCTGTTTTTGATACCGGGGATTATACTGGCTATTCTGTTCTGTTATATCCCGATGATGGGGATTGTCATGGCCTTTCAGAACTTCAGCGTGTTCAAGGGCTGGCTTGCGGGTCCGTGGGTCGGGATGGACAATTTCAAATATATCATCTCCATGCCCCGCTTCGGGCAAGTCATGTATAACACGATCTATATCTCGGTTTTGAAAATAGTCTTTTCGTTGCTCGTGCCTATCGTGGTCGCACTGCTGCTGAACGAAATGCGCGGCCAGCGGATGAAACGGGTGCTGCAAACGGCGATGTACCTGCCTTATTTCCTGTCCTGGGTGGTGCTCGGCGGTATCATCCTGGATGTCCTCAGTCTGGAGGGGGTGATTAACAGCCTCATCCAGGCCTTTGGGGGAGAGCCGGTAGGCTTTCTGTCCAGCAACCGGCTGTTTCCCGGCGTACTGGTCACCACTGAGGTGTGGAAGAACTTTGGATTCAATACGATTATTTATATGGCTGCGCTAACCTCCATCAATCCCGATTTATATGAAGCAGCCATGATTGACGGAGCCAGCCGCTGGCGGCAGATCTGGCATGTTACTTTGCCCGGCATTCGTCCTACGATCATTCTTCTGGCTACCCTCAGTCTGGGCAATGTGCTGAACGCCGGGTTTGAACAGGTATTTATGCTAATCAATCCGCTCGTTGTCAATTCAGGTGATATCCTGGACACACTGGTCTACCGGCTGGCGTTCAATCAGGCACAGTATAGCGTAGCGACAGCTGTAGGACTGTTTAAATCGCTGGTGTCCGGAGTGCTCATTTCAGTTTCTTATTATATGGCTTATAAGTTTGCCGATTACCGCATTTTTTGA
- a CDS encoding extracellular solute-binding protein, with amino-acid sequence MRKIAALSISTVLLALTACSSPSNTKDTATSNGSATADSNKPIELRVGRYSLPTWGYPAGDDFANNIWYRHYADKFNLKVVHDWTALQNEYNEKLNIVIASGSIPDIVIEASTNQLETMVKAGMTADLTDVFEKNASDLTKEILTGDGGLAMDSATFDGKLMALPYTTSVIYEPSLLWVRQDWLDKLKLPVPKTIDEVIAVAKAFKEQDPDGNGIDDTGGLAFSNWLFDGITSTTGFFNGYHAYPQSWLKGEDGKITYGSVQPEMKNALAKLREMYDAGLIDPEFGMKDTTKVTEEVSGGKYGISYGRCWNVYMYGTGLEGQPDMIWTPVAAPSADGEDVFANVGTTVVSYYAVNKDYEHPEILVQLLNDYNEMAYGPNRNDPEVKKFFAFEKGQTIVEQGHLSLARTLTTDDATVKSLEYLIEAIEKRDPSKLDQALTETGKYEPSVAYLDGKGTGYMEYHQVKAFKTIVEGYGTDHLIPQAYGGTTETMLNKMGILGDYEREIFTKIIMGAEPIDAFDTFVSEWHKLGGQQILDEINASL; translated from the coding sequence ATGAGAAAAATTGCCGCTTTATCGATTAGTACCGTTCTTCTGGCCCTAACAGCCTGCAGCTCGCCATCCAATACCAAAGACACCGCCACTTCCAATGGGAGTGCCACTGCCGATTCAAATAAGCCCATCGAACTGCGGGTAGGCCGATATTCCCTGCCCACCTGGGGTTATCCCGCAGGGGATGATTTTGCGAATAACATCTGGTACCGGCATTATGCTGACAAATTCAATCTGAAGGTCGTACACGATTGGACAGCTCTGCAGAATGAATACAATGAGAAGCTGAACATCGTCATTGCCTCGGGGTCGATTCCGGATATCGTCATCGAAGCCTCCACCAATCAGCTGGAAACTATGGTGAAGGCCGGGATGACAGCGGATCTGACCGATGTTTTCGAGAAGAATGCTTCGGATTTGACCAAAGAGATTCTCACCGGTGACGGCGGCCTTGCGATGGATTCGGCTACCTTTGACGGGAAGCTCATGGCATTGCCTTACACAACCTCGGTCATCTATGAGCCTAGTCTGTTGTGGGTGCGGCAGGACTGGCTGGATAAGCTGAAGCTGCCTGTGCCGAAGACCATCGACGAGGTGATCGCAGTGGCCAAGGCCTTCAAGGAGCAGGACCCGGACGGCAACGGCATCGACGATACCGGCGGGCTGGCGTTCAGCAACTGGCTGTTCGACGGGATTACCTCCACAACCGGATTCTTCAACGGTTACCATGCCTATCCGCAGAGCTGGCTGAAGGGAGAAGACGGCAAAATCACCTACGGCAGCGTACAGCCTGAAATGAAGAATGCCTTAGCCAAGCTGAGAGAAATGTATGACGCAGGCTTAATTGATCCTGAGTTCGGCATGAAGGATACGACCAAGGTAACGGAGGAAGTCAGCGGCGGTAAATACGGCATCAGCTACGGGCGTTGCTGGAATGTATACATGTACGGTACGGGCCTGGAGGGACAGCCGGATATGATCTGGACGCCAGTGGCGGCTCCGAGCGCCGACGGTGAGGATGTGTTTGCCAATGTAGGCACCACTGTGGTGAGCTATTACGCGGTGAACAAGGACTATGAGCATCCCGAAATCCTGGTCCAATTATTGAATGATTACAATGAAATGGCCTACGGCCCTAACCGGAATGATCCCGAAGTCAAGAAATTCTTTGCCTTTGAAAAAGGTCAGACCATTGTGGAACAGGGTCATTTATCGCTGGCCCGGACCCTGACAACCGACGATGCCACCGTGAAATCACTGGAATATCTGATTGAAGCGATCGAGAAGCGCGATCCCAGCAAGCTGGATCAGGCACTTACCGAGACGGGGAAATACGAGCCGAGTGTAGCTTATCTGGACGGCAAAGGGACCGGTTATATGGAATATCATCAGGTCAAAGCCTTCAAAACCATTGTGGAGGGCTACGGCACGGATCATCTGATTCCCCAGGCTTACGGAGGCACCACGGAAACGATGCTGAATAAAATGGGCATCCTCGGCGATTATGAACGTGAAATCTTCACAAAGATCATCATGGGTGCGGAGCCTATCGATGCATTCGATACTTTTGTATCCGAGTGGCACAAACTGGGGGGCCAGCAGATTCTGGATGAGATTAACGCCAGCCTGTGA
- a CDS encoding DUF6259 domain-containing protein: MINMVRRTVIVCVACMLLYSLLPGLSSADPITGKVTIDSGTAAINFTYGTVQLARGGNDGKLTGIRHLAQNNLWNDAASSAVSAKKGHVTYEHTWGSGSTLAELETTVARKYDGTLTFSQHAETGQPGISGVQWGMIVPDTYDLIIPALGGIRLTAESPDAAYGFSQFTYPDVWEAQMFLVQGANGGLLVHADDNAGFFKTLHVKHENGSFYVGIETQAPAPFQQTVKAVSTDWRLKAYAGDWTNGSTMYREWADGAFGLSESSAKEPDWAKDIGFTVLTDLEDMPMLEELAQRVDAERTLLVVPGWRADPYDVNFPNYEPKPDIAAKVDAAQALGFRVMLYVNIFGTSFNNENYTQMQPYQVKDPFTLERKRWEYTAGSEQISFAVINPAAEAWRELFVGKMTALVNEVGPDALHLDQSLLMYNDANGLIDGSNMMQGNIALHRELREALPENIALGGESLNEITTRYESFAQRHAYGIFAASGTWDESKIDQVVPASSAIFAPYTTIYGHPDHANPMTEDYYMAWHKVVQNRLGAIPMLTRPNLGQLANATPLMEQLLDEANWYQSAQPRADFSNRSNSTLFAFKTAGGGSAEYVLDSYGEKLTAYDGNPSGGGTDIMRYLYGAESYPLPGSIPGWVLYDQNRLFGLDPLRTYLYLNQARDSSAFHVYEWPEDVALKRLSSRSTHTAIVMEDKLQSGDMDLLNYDGPVRAGEVMGDGTVHMTAAPFSTTGGFSYSFPGGGTVQHWGDRILAHPPYAGAWQGGQTWLEFDLSLPAAAAASFQAGVQLGSEQNVASSDGVTFKVSAWDKAAAPENRTVLSEEQFSRSATPTAVELDLSELAGKEVTLRLETHPGVTVDNDSAVWVAPTVAVATYGGNRSASFKVNSPQPFSVVHSTYGAASSVSLGNNRYEITAPASGTVYLINTVSAPVQLPLTLRGAPFHSSLVFGNGSEGPSQSPFGGFPGSGAVLSVEKQGLDAHPPQHGQTHIEYALNLPAGTPAVLQGFAGIKDGSEQSQGAGFRIAVNGEIKWSQDMMPGGAWTPFSIPLAEYAGTSVIITLITDSLGDYGYDRAFWGEPALIAQ; the protein is encoded by the coding sequence ATGATCAATATGGTTAGAAGAACAGTGATAGTGTGTGTGGCGTGTATGCTGTTGTATAGCCTTCTGCCGGGCTTAAGTTCCGCAGATCCAATCACAGGGAAGGTAACGATTGATTCCGGCACAGCCGCCATCAACTTCACTTACGGCACGGTGCAACTGGCCCGCGGCGGAAACGACGGTAAGCTGACCGGCATCCGCCATCTGGCGCAGAACAATCTGTGGAATGATGCAGCATCTTCCGCTGTTTCTGCGAAGAAGGGGCATGTCACTTATGAACACACCTGGGGCTCAGGCTCTACGCTGGCTGAACTGGAGACGACGGTTGCCCGTAAATATGACGGTACATTGACTTTCAGCCAGCATGCGGAGACAGGGCAGCCCGGCATATCAGGTGTGCAGTGGGGAATGATTGTCCCGGATACGTATGATCTGATTATTCCCGCGCTGGGAGGGATTCGGCTCACCGCCGAATCACCGGACGCTGCCTATGGCTTCTCCCAGTTCACCTATCCCGATGTGTGGGAGGCACAGATGTTTCTTGTGCAGGGGGCAAATGGCGGACTGCTGGTTCATGCGGATGACAACGCAGGGTTCTTCAAAACCTTGCATGTGAAGCATGAGAATGGCAGCTTCTATGTTGGAATAGAGACGCAAGCGCCGGCGCCATTTCAGCAGACGGTCAAGGCGGTATCCACCGATTGGCGGCTCAAAGCCTACGCTGGTGACTGGACCAACGGCTCTACGATGTACCGGGAGTGGGCAGACGGCGCTTTCGGGTTGTCTGAATCTTCCGCGAAGGAACCGGATTGGGCCAAGGATATCGGATTCACGGTGCTGACGGATCTGGAAGACATGCCAATGCTTGAGGAGCTTGCACAGCGGGTAGATGCGGAGCGGACGCTGCTGGTCGTTCCTGGCTGGAGAGCGGACCCCTATGATGTGAATTTTCCTAATTATGAACCTAAGCCGGATATCGCTGCCAAGGTTGACGCCGCTCAGGCGCTGGGTTTCCGCGTGATGCTGTATGTTAACATCTTTGGAACATCGTTTAACAACGAAAATTATACACAGATGCAGCCCTATCAGGTGAAGGACCCGTTCACGCTGGAGAGGAAACGTTGGGAGTATACCGCAGGCTCGGAACAGATTTCATTTGCCGTTATTAATCCGGCAGCAGAGGCGTGGCGGGAGCTCTTCGTTGGCAAGATGACTGCCTTGGTAAATGAAGTCGGACCGGATGCGCTGCATCTGGACCAGTCGCTGCTCATGTATAACGATGCCAACGGTCTGATTGACGGCAGCAATATGATGCAGGGTAATATCGCTCTGCACCGCGAGCTGAGAGAAGCGCTGCCGGAGAATATCGCCTTGGGCGGAGAAAGCCTGAATGAAATCACGACCCGGTACGAGTCTTTTGCACAGCGTCATGCCTATGGCATCTTCGCCGCGAGCGGCACCTGGGATGAGAGCAAAATCGACCAGGTGGTTCCGGCCAGCTCAGCGATTTTTGCACCCTATACGACCATTTACGGCCATCCCGATCATGCCAACCCGATGACGGAGGACTATTACATGGCCTGGCATAAAGTCGTTCAGAATAGGCTCGGCGCGATTCCGATGCTCACCAGACCCAATCTGGGCCAGCTCGCCAATGCCACTCCGCTGATGGAGCAATTGCTGGATGAAGCGAATTGGTACCAGAGCGCACAGCCTAGAGCCGATTTTAGCAACAGGTCAAATTCCACTCTGTTTGCTTTCAAGACAGCGGGCGGCGGCAGTGCCGAATATGTGCTTGATTCCTACGGCGAGAAGCTGACTGCCTATGACGGAAATCCTTCCGGCGGGGGCACCGACATCATGCGTTATTTGTACGGGGCAGAGAGCTATCCGTTGCCGGGAAGCATACCCGGATGGGTGCTGTACGACCAGAACAGGCTTTTCGGACTGGACCCGCTTAGAACCTATCTGTATTTGAACCAGGCCCGTGATTCCTCAGCTTTCCATGTCTATGAGTGGCCGGAGGATGTGGCACTAAAGCGGCTGTCCAGCCGGTCCACCCACACTGCCATCGTTATGGAGGATAAGCTTCAGTCCGGTGATATGGATCTGCTGAATTACGACGGACCGGTCAGAGCAGGAGAGGTCATGGGAGACGGGACCGTCCATATGACCGCAGCCCCGTTCTCTACCACGGGCGGATTCTCCTATTCCTTCCCAGGAGGAGGAACCGTGCAGCACTGGGGCGACCGGATACTGGCCCATCCGCCTTATGCAGGAGCATGGCAGGGCGGACAGACATGGCTGGAATTTGACCTCAGCCTGCCGGCGGCAGCGGCAGCGAGCTTTCAAGCCGGGGTGCAGCTAGGCTCCGAGCAGAATGTTGCGAGCAGTGACGGTGTAACCTTCAAGGTATCTGCCTGGGATAAGGCAGCAGCGCCTGAGAATCGCACGGTGCTGAGTGAAGAGCAGTTCAGCAGAAGTGCCACGCCGACCGCCGTGGAGCTGGACCTGTCGGAATTGGCGGGCAAAGAAGTGACCCTCAGGCTGGAGACGCATCCCGGTGTGACGGTAGACAATGACTCTGCCGTATGGGTCGCGCCGACGGTTGCTGTCGCAACATACGGCGGCAACCGCAGCGCAAGCTTCAAGGTGAACAGCCCGCAGCCCTTCAGTGTTGTGCATTCCACCTATGGAGCGGCTTCATCCGTAAGTCTGGGCAACAACCGCTACGAAATCACGGCACCCGCTTCGGGTACGGTATATCTGATTAACACTGTTTCTGCTCCCGTGCAGCTGCCGTTGACGTTACGCGGGGCTCCGTTTCATTCGAGCCTGGTGTTCGGGAATGGAAGCGAGGGGCCGTCTCAGTCTCCGTTCGGCGGATTCCCGGGAAGCGGTGCTGTGCTCAGTGTTGAGAAGCAGGGGCTGGATGCCCACCCGCCGCAACATGGTCAGACGCATATTGAATATGCCTTGAATTTACCGGCAGGCACTCCGGCTGTACTGCAAGGATTCGCCGGCATCAAGGACGGATCGGAACAATCCCAAGGCGCAGGCTTCCGTATAGCGGTGAACGGGGAGATAAAGTGGTCGCAGGATATGATGCCGGGTGGGGCCTGGACGCCGTTCAGTATCCCCCTGGCCGAGTATGCCGGAACTTCGGTCATTATTACGCTAATCACCGATTCCTTGGGCGATTATGGATATGACCGGGCTTTCTGGGGTGAGCCGGCTCTGATTGCGCAGTAA
- a CDS encoding family 43 glycosylhydrolase has translation MSKLFYKPEDGWLADVIPFYEDGEFKLLYLKDWRDREGHGEGTPWFLLGTNDFIHYKEYGEVLQRGGEAEQDLYIYTGCVLKKDGLYHIFYTGNNFHYPAQGKAQQAVMHAVSSDFLHWDKRPEDAFYAPTDRYEEHDWRDPFVFWNEEAGEYWMLLAARLKEGPAGRRGCVALCASKDLNTWEVREPFWAPYLYTTHECPDLFRMGEWWYLLYSTFSDRTVTHYRMSRSLEGPWLAPENDALDTRAFYAAKTWTDGERRYAFGWNPTREGEHDGGTWQWGGHLVVHEIMQGTDGSLLVKVPEPLNAALSIESALSFTEVLGHWEFSGSTAAAVATDSFAGAYAGPLPEGACKLAATITFTPGTRGCGLILRTDQDFGQGYMIRLEPGRNRIVVDQWPRKGDIPYAIGMERPLPLLPGTPCSLSVYLEDQVCVVYVNGEIALSTRLYDFKQGGKGLFVSEGSAEFRLRQFEMQIHSNPDQERG, from the coding sequence ATGAGCAAATTATTCTACAAGCCTGAAGACGGCTGGCTGGCCGATGTTATCCCCTTTTATGAAGACGGCGAGTTCAAGCTGCTGTACTTGAAAGATTGGCGTGACAGAGAAGGGCACGGTGAGGGCACACCCTGGTTTCTGCTGGGGACCAACGATTTTATTCACTACAAGGAATATGGAGAGGTTCTTCAGCGGGGAGGGGAAGCCGAGCAGGACTTATATATCTATACGGGCTGCGTGCTGAAGAAAGACGGGCTTTATCATATCTTCTATACCGGCAACAATTTTCATTATCCGGCTCAGGGCAAAGCTCAGCAGGCGGTGATGCATGCGGTCAGCAGCGACTTCCTGCATTGGGACAAACGGCCGGAGGATGCTTTCTACGCGCCAACCGACCGTTACGAGGAGCATGACTGGCGCGATCCGTTTGTGTTCTGGAACGAGGAAGCAGGGGAATATTGGATGCTGCTTGCCGCCCGTTTGAAGGAAGGGCCTGCGGGCCGCCGCGGCTGTGTTGCCCTGTGCGCCTCTAAGGATTTGAACACCTGGGAGGTGCGCGAGCCATTCTGGGCCCCCTACTTGTATACGACTCATGAATGCCCGGATCTGTTCCGGATGGGGGAATGGTGGTACCTGCTGTACTCGACATTCTCGGACCGGACGGTCACCCATTACCGGATGAGCCGCTCGCTGGAGGGTCCCTGGCTGGCCCCCGAGAACGATGCACTCGACACCCGGGCTTTCTATGCCGCGAAGACCTGGACCGATGGTGAGCGTCGTTATGCGTTCGGATGGAATCCGACGCGTGAAGGCGAGCATGACGGCGGCACCTGGCAATGGGGCGGGCATCTGGTGGTGCATGAGATCATGCAGGGCACCGACGGCTCACTGCTTGTAAAAGTGCCGGAACCCTTAAATGCTGCGCTGAGTATAGAAAGCGCTTTATCCTTCACGGAGGTGCTCGGGCACTGGGAATTTAGCGGAAGCACAGCCGCAGCAGTAGCAACCGATTCCTTCGCCGGTGCTTATGCAGGGCCGCTGCCGGAAGGCGCCTGCAAGCTTGCGGCAACGATAACGTTTACCCCCGGTACTCGCGGCTGCGGCCTTATTCTGCGGACAGATCAGGACTTCGGGCAGGGATATATGATCCGGCTGGAGCCCGGGCGTAACCGGATTGTCGTAGACCAGTGGCCGAGAAAGGGAGATATCCCTTACGCTATCGGCATGGAGCGGCCGCTGCCATTGCTGCCCGGAACTCCATGCTCGTTAAGCGTCTATCTGGAAGATCAGGTTTGCGTAGTCTATGTGAACGGGGAGATCGCATTAAGCACGCGGCTGTATGATTTTAAGCAGGGAGGGAAGGGATTGTTCGTAAGTGAGGGGAGTGCGGAATTCAGGCTCAGACAGTTTGAAATGCAGATTCATTCCAATCCGGATCAAGAGAGGGGATAG
- a CDS encoding extracellular solute-binding protein produces the protein MKGKRWAVLTSYGIVLSLLLSACSPGTGGGSNTEKASRPPDEGQHSQQYEADPFGTYDPPVQLHIARPVDQSWTYPGGDSIEDNIWYREYRNLLGIEIIHDWTALPGEYNRKLNVMIALGSLPEMFSVSAAQLKGLADADQLEDLTKVYERYASDRTKKLQMGDGGAALASATFNGKLLAIPIVNAPIYEANLLWVRTDWLERLGLPEPGTLEEVFAIAEAFAKEDPDGNNQADTFGLALNNYLYGGFASLTGFFNAFHAYPQTWIKDGNGQVIYGSIQPEMKHALGKLQEMYKTGQLDREFGVKDSNQVMEDITGNKLGMTFGANWNPYVFLDAVRHNPGMEWKPFPVPSVDGMPAKASVGFSASGYVVVRKGFEHPEAVVKMLNLHEEVVHGARRGEGEFITMEGDGGERINTSRLSIVQSGVSNEDVAESLSLLREAIQNEDESLLKDALTETDKYGPALDYLNTGNMENWDVAHQYFGFEITMDHYSGDRLLMTAFGGQTPTMTEKWAMLDRLEKETFTKIIMGAVSIDEFDSFVKEWNRLGGKAILEEINEP, from the coding sequence GTGAAGGGAAAGAGATGGGCAGTCTTGACGTCTTACGGAATAGTGTTGTCGCTTTTGCTGAGCGCGTGCAGTCCCGGAACGGGCGGAGGTTCGAATACTGAGAAAGCTTCCAGACCGCCGGATGAAGGGCAGCACAGCCAGCAATATGAAGCCGATCCGTTCGGGACATACGATCCGCCGGTTCAGCTTCACATCGCGCGTCCGGTTGACCAGAGCTGGACCTATCCCGGCGGCGACAGCATCGAAGATAATATCTGGTACCGGGAGTACCGGAACCTGCTGGGAATTGAAATTATACACGATTGGACCGCCTTGCCGGGCGAATACAACCGTAAGCTGAATGTCATGATCGCCTTGGGCAGTCTGCCGGAAATGTTCTCCGTCTCGGCCGCCCAGCTCAAAGGGCTGGCGGATGCGGATCAGCTGGAAGATCTGACAAAGGTCTACGAACGCTATGCTTCAGACCGCACCAAAAAGCTGCAGATGGGAGACGGCGGTGCAGCACTGGCTTCAGCCACATTCAATGGCAAGCTGCTCGCTATACCTATCGTCAATGCTCCCATCTATGAAGCCAATCTGCTGTGGGTGCGGACGGATTGGCTGGAGAGACTGGGTTTGCCGGAGCCCGGGACGCTGGAAGAGGTATTTGCGATTGCTGAAGCATTTGCCAAAGAAGATCCGGACGGCAATAACCAAGCGGATACCTTCGGCCTGGCCCTCAATAATTATCTGTATGGCGGCTTTGCCTCGCTTACCGGGTTCTTTAATGCCTTTCATGCCTATCCGCAGACCTGGATCAAAGACGGGAACGGCCAAGTCATTTACGGCTCCATACAGCCGGAGATGAAGCATGCGCTGGGCAAGCTTCAGGAGATGTATAAGACCGGGCAGCTTGACCGGGAATTCGGAGTCAAGGACAGCAACCAGGTAATGGAAGATATCACTGGGAACAAGCTCGGCATGACGTTCGGCGCCAACTGGAATCCCTATGTATTCCTTGATGCCGTGCGGCACAACCCTGGAATGGAGTGGAAGCCGTTTCCGGTGCCTTCAGTGGACGGCATGCCGGCCAAGGCCAGTGTCGGCTTCTCGGCCAGCGGCTATGTCGTAGTGCGCAAAGGCTTCGAGCACCCGGAGGCAGTGGTGAAAATGCTGAACCTGCATGAAGAGGTGGTTCACGGCGCAAGACGCGGCGAAGGCGAGTTCATCACGATGGAAGGAGACGGCGGCGAACGAATCAACACTTCCAGACTATCCATCGTCCAATCCGGCGTATCGAACGAAGATGTGGCAGAGTCGTTGTCGTTACTCCGCGAGGCTATCCAGAACGAGGATGAGAGCCTGCTGAAGGATGCGCTCACTGAAACTGATAAATATGGGCCGGCGCTCGATTATCTGAACACCGGGAACATGGAAAATTGGGATGTTGCCCATCAGTATTTCGGTTTTGAGATCACTATGGACCACTATAGCGGCGACCGGCTGCTGATGACTGCCTTTGGCGGTCAAACACCTACAATGACTGAGAAGTGGGCCATGCTGGACCGGCTCGAGAAAGAAACCTTCACCAAAATCATTATGGGGGCCGTTTCCATTGATGAATTCGATAGCTTCGTAAAGGAATGGAACCGGCTTGGCGGCAAAGCAATTCTGGAAGAAATTAATGAACCGTAA